The Dokdonella koreensis DS-123 genome has a segment encoding these proteins:
- a CDS encoding ADOP family duplicated permease has product MRLPVPLHLVPDRLRHAVRGLAARPLFAFVAIATLALGIGANLAVFSLVERLLLTPLAVAEPDRLVNLTVPGQTDIRVSSTLAGNETALFNYPMFRDLERAQDGVATLAAHRPQPVNLAYAGHTERVQALLVSGRYFDVLGLTPALGRLLGASDDAVDGQAQAAVLGHAYWRDRLGADPDVIGRSLVANGQVLQIVGIAPPGFDGTTVGLAPQVYLPISLRGPDGAVSIPDHAHRELHWVHVFARLAPGMTAAQAALKLDGAYRAAIEAYEPVSALTGTAVARHLALAPGARGQSLQPDRSRASLMLAQGAALLVLLIACVNLANLQLARGSGRTGEMGVRSALGASRRQLLGEALAEPLVIALAGAAAALPIGFAGRHLLGRLLLADRSATLTGTGIDFATAGAALAIALVALLGFALIPARRLATAAPARALAGHAGGVGRRGTGRLRAVLVTVQIGFSMALLVLAGLFVQSLANIARADLGMNLDALVAFTVEPELNGYDRARNAALYDRIDAALAALPGVTGVARAQNRLLANGYSGGGAAVEGQDGGGFSTYNQVGPGYFDTLGIAQLAGRGFAPADSAEAPPVAIVNRRFAEAFGLDPAATVGRTLRLNGQRLEIVGLVADAAYAKVKAPPPPQIYLPDAQSEASGSMSFYVRTTLDPAEQQASIAAAVAAIDANLPLRSLSTLREQARVNVAADRTISLLATALALLATLLAAGGLYGVLSYLVAERRREIGLRLALGATPARLRGLVAGQVGRMAVAGGLLGLAAALAGGRLAAANLYGLTAHDPTVLAGAALVLAIVVALAAWLPARRAAHTDPVEALRHD; this is encoded by the coding sequence ATGCGCCTTCCCGTTCCGCTCCACCTCGTTCCGGATCGCCTGCGCCACGCCGTGCGCGGCCTGGCCGCGCGCCCGCTGTTCGCGTTCGTCGCAATCGCGACGCTGGCGCTCGGCATCGGTGCGAACCTGGCGGTGTTCTCGCTGGTCGAGCGCCTGCTGCTGACCCCGCTGGCGGTCGCCGAGCCCGATCGCCTGGTCAACCTGACCGTGCCGGGGCAGACCGACATCCGTGTCAGCTCGACCCTGGCCGGTAACGAGACCGCGCTGTTCAACTACCCGATGTTCCGCGACCTGGAGCGTGCCCAGGACGGCGTCGCCACGCTGGCCGCGCACCGGCCGCAACCGGTCAACCTCGCCTACGCCGGCCACACCGAGCGCGTGCAGGCGCTGCTGGTGTCGGGGCGCTACTTCGACGTGCTCGGCCTCACGCCCGCGCTCGGGCGCCTGCTCGGCGCCAGCGACGACGCGGTCGACGGCCAGGCGCAGGCGGCCGTGCTCGGCCACGCCTACTGGCGCGATCGCCTCGGTGCCGATCCGGACGTGATCGGCCGCAGCCTGGTCGCCAACGGCCAGGTGCTGCAGATCGTCGGCATCGCGCCACCGGGTTTCGACGGCACGACGGTCGGCCTCGCGCCCCAGGTCTACCTGCCGATCTCGCTGCGCGGGCCCGATGGCGCGGTCTCGATTCCCGACCACGCGCACCGCGAGCTCCACTGGGTGCACGTGTTCGCGCGGCTGGCGCCGGGCATGACCGCCGCGCAGGCCGCGCTGAAGCTCGACGGCGCGTACCGTGCCGCGATCGAAGCGTACGAGCCGGTGTCGGCGCTGACCGGCACGGCGGTGGCGCGTCATCTTGCGCTGGCGCCCGGCGCGCGCGGCCAGAGCCTGCAGCCCGATCGCTCGCGGGCCTCGCTGATGCTCGCGCAGGGTGCGGCGTTGCTGGTGCTGCTGATCGCCTGCGTGAACCTGGCCAACCTGCAGCTCGCGCGCGGCAGCGGCCGCACCGGCGAGATGGGCGTGCGCTCGGCGCTCGGCGCGAGCCGGCGCCAGCTGCTCGGCGAGGCGCTGGCCGAGCCGCTGGTGATCGCGCTGGCCGGCGCCGCCGCGGCGCTGCCGATCGGCTTCGCCGGCCGGCATCTGCTCGGCCGGCTGCTGCTGGCGGACCGCTCGGCGACGCTGACCGGGACGGGCATCGACTTCGCTACCGCCGGCGCCGCGCTGGCGATCGCCCTGGTCGCGCTGCTGGGTTTTGCGCTGATCCCGGCGCGCCGTCTCGCCACGGCGGCACCGGCCCGTGCGCTGGCCGGCCATGCCGGCGGCGTCGGCCGGCGTGGCACCGGCCGCCTGCGCGCGGTGCTGGTCACCGTGCAGATCGGCTTCTCGATGGCGCTGCTGGTGCTGGCCGGCCTGTTCGTGCAGAGCTTGGCGAACATCGCACGTGCCGACCTGGGCATGAATCTCGATGCCCTGGTCGCCTTCACCGTCGAGCCCGAACTCAACGGCTACGACCGCGCGCGCAACGCCGCGCTGTACGACCGCATCGACGCCGCGCTGGCGGCGCTGCCGGGCGTGACCGGCGTCGCGCGTGCGCAGAACCGCCTGCTCGCGAACGGCTACAGCGGCGGCGGCGCGGCCGTCGAGGGGCAGGACGGCGGCGGCTTCTCGACCTACAACCAGGTCGGCCCGGGCTACTTCGACACGCTCGGCATCGCCCAGCTCGCCGGCCGCGGCTTTGCACCGGCCGACAGCGCCGAGGCGCCGCCCGTGGCCATCGTCAACCGCCGCTTCGCCGAGGCGTTCGGCCTGGATCCGGCGGCGACGGTCGGCCGCACGCTGCGGCTGAACGGCCAGCGCCTGGAGATCGTCGGCCTGGTCGCCGATGCCGCCTATGCCAAGGTCAAGGCGCCGCCGCCGCCGCAGATCTACCTGCCCGACGCGCAGAGCGAGGCCAGCGGCTCGATGAGCTTCTACGTGCGCACCACGCTCGATCCGGCCGAGCAGCAGGCATCGATCGCCGCGGCGGTGGCGGCGATCGACGCCAACCTGCCGCTGCGCAGCCTGTCGACGCTGCGCGAGCAGGCCCGCGTCAACGTCGCTGCCGACCGCACCATCAGCCTGCTCGCGACGGCGCTGGCGCTGCTGGCGACCCTGCTCGCCGCGGGCGGGCTGTACGGCGTGCTGTCCTACCTGGTCGCCGAGCGCCGCCGCGAGATCGGCCTGCGCCTGGCGCTCGGCGCGACGCC